A window of the Streptomyces sp. Ag109_O5-10 genome harbors these coding sequences:
- a CDS encoding bifunctional glycosyltransferase family 2 protein/CDP-glycerol:glycerophosphate glycerophosphotransferase: protein MPRFSVIVPAYQVQAYLPECLDSVLSQSYPDLELIAVDDRSPDACGTIIDEYAARDARVKALHLPENQGLGGARNAGMAQARGDYLLFLDSDDTLTSDALRAIADRIKETGDPDLLVYDYARTFWTGRAERNKLAAQLAEEGPAPFRLEDRPGLLRVLMVAWNKAYRREFVEENGLGFPPGFYEDTPWTYPALLTAGSIATLDRVCVHYRQRRQGSILSTTSRKHFDIFEQYDRVFAFLAERPELASWQPVLFRRMVDHFTTVFTSPNRLPKSSRGEFLRTARAHYRRYRTGGSNVPLRTRLRHGLVHYGLHRTYGALQWAMSARRRAVKAGVKSVRGLRSALLQLHYRIQLRLPLRADRAVFAAYWNRGHGCNPGALEAAFRTHAPHVRTAWIARPEHHHTIPPGPRRLRPGTFAYWTALARSKYLVNNVNFDRRLKKRPGQVFVQTQHGTPLKHMGLDLQEHPAAATGMDFEELLRGVDKWDYVLSANRHTTLTWERVYPGGYRTLEYGYPRNDVFQSATSADVTRIRQSLGVPEGAVALLYAPTHRDYRRTQRAALDLDRIVRRLGPRFVILARAHYWHGGPLASGGRVIDVSDHPSVESLCLAADALVTDYSSLMFDYANLDRPIVVHTEDWDAYDAARGTYFDLRSSPPGAVARTEDELIDIFAGGHWRGSRSAQLRAAFRERFCRYDDGRAAERVVRHVVLGETAGLPEFIPLTDRHPVPSAASGLTHSPLATVPQPSGHLPVTESR from the coding sequence TTGCCCAGGTTCAGTGTCATTGTCCCCGCGTACCAGGTCCAGGCGTATCTGCCCGAGTGCCTGGACTCGGTGCTCTCGCAGTCGTACCCCGATCTGGAACTGATCGCCGTGGACGACCGCTCGCCGGACGCCTGCGGCACGATCATCGACGAGTACGCGGCCAGGGACGCGCGGGTGAAGGCCCTGCACCTGCCGGAGAACCAGGGCCTGGGCGGGGCCCGCAACGCGGGGATGGCCCAGGCGCGCGGCGACTACCTCCTCTTCCTGGACAGCGACGACACGCTGACGTCGGACGCGCTGCGGGCGATCGCCGACCGGATCAAGGAGACGGGCGATCCGGACCTGCTCGTGTACGACTACGCGCGGACGTTCTGGACCGGCCGGGCGGAGCGCAACAAGCTCGCGGCGCAGCTGGCCGAGGAGGGTCCGGCGCCCTTCCGGCTCGAGGACCGGCCCGGTCTGCTCCGCGTGCTCATGGTGGCCTGGAACAAGGCCTACCGGCGGGAGTTCGTCGAGGAGAACGGCCTCGGCTTCCCGCCCGGCTTCTACGAGGACACGCCGTGGACCTACCCGGCCCTGCTGACCGCCGGGTCGATCGCGACCCTCGACCGGGTCTGTGTGCACTACCGGCAGCGACGGCAGGGCAGCATCCTCTCCACCACCAGCCGCAAGCACTTCGACATCTTCGAACAGTACGACCGGGTCTTCGCGTTCCTCGCCGAGCGGCCGGAACTGGCGAGCTGGCAGCCGGTGTTGTTCCGCCGCATGGTCGACCACTTCACCACGGTGTTCACCAGCCCGAACCGGCTGCCGAAGAGCAGCCGCGGCGAGTTCCTGCGCACGGCCCGCGCCCACTACCGGCGTTACCGGACGGGCGGCTCGAACGTCCCGCTCCGCACCCGGCTCCGCCACGGCCTCGTCCACTACGGCCTGCACCGCACCTACGGCGCCCTGCAGTGGGCGATGTCCGCCCGCCGCCGCGCGGTCAAGGCCGGCGTGAAGTCCGTCCGCGGTCTGCGCTCGGCCCTGCTCCAGCTGCACTACCGGATCCAGCTGCGGCTCCCGCTGCGCGCCGACCGCGCGGTCTTCGCCGCCTACTGGAACCGCGGGCACGGCTGCAACCCGGGTGCGCTGGAGGCGGCGTTCCGCACCCACGCACCGCACGTCCGCACGGCCTGGATCGCCCGCCCGGAACACCACCACACGATCCCGCCGGGCCCGCGCCGGCTGCGGCCGGGCACCTTCGCCTACTGGACGGCGCTGGCCCGCTCCAAGTACCTGGTCAACAACGTCAACTTCGACCGGCGGCTGAAGAAGCGCCCCGGCCAGGTGTTCGTGCAGACCCAGCACGGCACCCCGCTCAAGCACATGGGCCTCGACCTCCAGGAACACCCGGCGGCCGCCACCGGCATGGACTTCGAGGAGCTCCTGCGGGGCGTCGACAAGTGGGACTACGTCCTGTCCGCCAACCGCCACACCACCCTGACCTGGGAGCGCGTCTACCCCGGCGGATACCGGACCCTCGAGTACGGCTACCCGCGCAACGACGTCTTCCAGTCGGCCACCTCGGCCGACGTCACCCGGATCCGGCAGTCGCTCGGCGTCCCCGAGGGCGCGGTCGCCCTCCTGTACGCCCCCACCCACCGCGACTACCGGCGCACCCAGCGGGCCGCCCTCGACCTGGACCGGATCGTGCGCCGCCTCGGCCCGCGGTTCGTGATCCTGGCCCGCGCCCACTACTGGCACGGCGGCCCGCTCGCCTCCGGGGGCCGGGTGATCGACGTCAGCGACCACCCCAGCGTGGAGTCGCTCTGCCTGGCCGCGGACGCGCTGGTCACCGACTACTCCTCCCTGATGTTCGACTACGCCAACCTGGACCGGCCGATCGTCGTGCACACCGAGGACTGGGACGCCTACGACGCGGCCCGCGGCACCTACTTCGACCTGCGCTCCAGCCCGCCGGGCGCGGTCGCCCGCACCGAGGACGAGCTGATCGACATCTTCGCCGGCGGCCACTGGCGCGGCTCCCGCTCCGCCCAGCTGCGCGCCGCCTTCCGCGAGCGGTTCTGCCGGTACGACGACGGACGCGCCGCCGAGCGGGTCGTACGGCACGTGGTGCTGGGCGAGACGGCCGGGCTGCCGGAGTTCATCCCGCTGACGGACCGGCACCCCGTGCCCTCGGCGGCCTCGGGGCTCACCCACTCCCCGCTGGCCACCGTTCCGCAACCTTCCGGCCATCTGCCCGTCACCGAGAGCCGTTGA
- a CDS encoding carbohydrate ABC transporter permease, giving the protein MSWLLNKINGGLVRVLLIVVALFWLVPTIGLLASSLRSPDDMSASGWWHVFAKPSQLTFDSYQKLLENGDITHSLWNTVLITVPATVLVVVIGALAGYAFAWMEFPGRDWWFLVVVSLLVVPVQVALIPIAELFGKIGLFGTIFGVILFHVGFGLPFAVFLLRNFFAEIPRELLEAARLDGAGELRLFARVVMPLGGPAIASLGIFQFLWVWNDMLVALVFTKSGTQPITVALQTQVRQFGNNVDVLAPGAFISMVIPLAVFFAFQRQFVSGVMAGAVK; this is encoded by the coding sequence ATGAGCTGGCTGCTGAACAAGATCAACGGCGGTCTGGTGCGCGTCCTCCTGATCGTCGTCGCCCTGTTCTGGCTGGTGCCGACGATCGGGCTGCTCGCCTCCTCGCTCCGGTCGCCGGACGACATGAGCGCGAGCGGCTGGTGGCACGTCTTCGCCAAGCCCTCCCAGCTGACGTTCGACAGCTACCAGAAGCTCCTGGAGAACGGTGACATCACCCACTCCCTGTGGAACACGGTCCTGATCACCGTCCCGGCGACGGTCCTGGTCGTGGTCATCGGGGCGCTGGCCGGTTACGCGTTCGCGTGGATGGAGTTCCCTGGCCGGGACTGGTGGTTCCTGGTCGTGGTCAGTCTCCTGGTGGTACCCGTCCAGGTGGCGCTGATCCCGATCGCCGAACTCTTCGGGAAGATCGGCCTGTTCGGGACGATCTTCGGGGTGATCCTCTTCCACGTCGGCTTCGGGCTGCCGTTCGCGGTGTTCCTGCTGCGGAACTTCTTCGCGGAGATCCCGCGCGAGCTGCTGGAGGCGGCCCGTCTCGACGGAGCCGGTGAACTGCGGCTGTTCGCGCGGGTGGTGATGCCGCTCGGCGGGCCGGCGATCGCGAGCCTCGGCATCTTCCAGTTCCTGTGGGTGTGGAACGACATGCTGGTCGCGCTGGTGTTCACCAAGTCGGGCACCCAGCCGATCACGGTCGCGCTGCAGACCCAGGTACGCCAGTTCGGCAACAACGTCGACGTCCTCGCGCCCGGTGCCTTCATCTCGATGGTGATCCCGCTGGCCGTGTTCTTCGCGTTCCAGCGGCAGTTCGTGTCCGGAGTGATGGCGGGCGCGGTCAAATAA
- a CDS encoding carbohydrate ABC transporter permease, translated as MAAPSTTAPAPPGRRRSVTGTRRSVAVLFLLPALVLLGALVVYPIGYSLIRSFYNANGDGLAGFDNYKAIFTDDGIRTALKNNVIWVVFAPTVSTALGLIFAVLTERVRWGTAFKLVVFMPMAISMLAAGIIFRLVYDQDPGKGVANAVWVGIHDTFAQSSAFPNAHPGRESPLKPDQGGFITAATVHTGQTVTLPLVGVAPDQMPDGAKKAVAAKADPGKITGTTWQDFTRGKGVGTLGAPDPSELGYDGMRIEAVKGGKVVASTKAAADGTFTLPAAADGAQLRLPASNFKQPYNGVDWLGPSLVTPAIIGSYVWMWAGFAMVLIAAGLAGLPRELLEAARVDGATEWQVFRKVTIPLLAPVLAVVTVTLMINVLKVFDLVYIIAPGSSQDDANVLALELYRKGFSEGQPGIASAIAVFLLLLVIPVMWFNVRRLRREERR; from the coding sequence ATGGCCGCACCCTCGACCACGGCCCCCGCTCCACCGGGCCGCCGCAGAAGCGTGACCGGCACCCGCAGGAGCGTGGCGGTTCTCTTCCTCCTCCCCGCCCTGGTGCTGCTCGGCGCGCTCGTGGTCTACCCGATCGGGTACTCGCTGATCCGCAGCTTCTACAACGCGAACGGCGACGGGCTCGCCGGCTTCGACAACTACAAGGCGATCTTCACGGACGACGGCATCCGCACCGCCCTGAAGAACAACGTGATCTGGGTGGTGTTCGCGCCGACCGTCTCCACGGCCCTCGGCCTGATCTTCGCGGTGCTGACCGAACGGGTCCGCTGGGGGACGGCGTTCAAGCTGGTCGTCTTCATGCCGATGGCGATCTCGATGCTGGCCGCCGGGATCATCTTCCGCCTCGTCTACGACCAGGACCCGGGCAAGGGCGTCGCCAACGCGGTCTGGGTCGGCATCCACGACACCTTCGCCCAGTCCTCCGCGTTCCCGAACGCCCACCCGGGCCGCGAGTCGCCCCTCAAACCGGACCAGGGCGGCTTCATCACGGCGGCGACCGTCCACACCGGGCAGACCGTCACCCTCCCGCTCGTCGGCGTCGCCCCCGACCAGATGCCCGACGGCGCCAAGAAGGCGGTGGCGGCGAAGGCCGACCCGGGGAAGATCACCGGCACCACCTGGCAGGACTTCACCCGCGGCAAGGGCGTCGGTACCCTCGGCGCCCCCGACCCGTCCGAGCTCGGCTACGACGGGATGCGGATCGAGGCGGTCAAGGGCGGCAAGGTGGTGGCATCGACGAAGGCGGCGGCCGACGGCACCTTCACGCTGCCCGCCGCCGCCGACGGGGCACAGCTCCGGCTGCCCGCGAGCAACTTCAAACAGCCCTACAACGGCGTCGACTGGCTCGGCCCGTCCCTCGTCACCCCGGCCATCATCGGGTCGTACGTGTGGATGTGGGCCGGCTTCGCGATGGTGCTGATCGCGGCCGGCCTGGCCGGGCTGCCCCGGGAGCTGCTGGAGGCGGCGCGGGTCGACGGAGCGACCGAGTGGCAGGTGTTCCGCAAGGTCACCATCCCGCTGCTCGCACCGGTCCTCGCGGTGGTCACCGTCACCCTGATGATCAACGTCCTGAAGGTCTTCGACCTCGTGTACATCATCGCGCCGGGCTCCTCGCAGGACGACGCGAACGTGCTCGCCCTGGAGCTGTACCGCAAGGGCTTCTCGGAGGGCCAGCCGGGCATCGCGAGCGCCATCGCGGTGTTCCTGCTGCTGCTCGTCATCCCGGTGATGTGGTTCAACGTGCGCAGGCTGCGGCGGGAGGAGCGGCGATGA